Proteins encoded by one window of Chanos chanos chromosome 7, fChaCha1.1, whole genome shotgun sequence:
- the LOC115816770 gene encoding E3 ubiquitin/ISG15 ligase TRIM25, with translation MATSAEDTSVLEDELTCPVCLDLYRDPHLLPCGHNFCLQCLRRLKGRSERGRFRCPECRQTHRCSAPTQKNFKLGNIAEDYRRKGAKGPAQNHEPPNRTLSQVCCDYCPPPDMGNAGKGPAGASAASGLAVKTCLKCEVSMCPEHVRPHLELPAFREHPLVEPLGDMRKRKCPEHDEMFRYYCMDERKCLCNACTIEGAHAGHSIKTLRNTMKDLKASLEGQLHKVERKISRTEGVLQHQKREERRHEEFLEDADQRIVALGEVLKVRLDGFLTSLRECPRSPEVECGSGIQQNLTWITQDQDRLREVHRGIQNLLQEKDPFHFVKEYHSSGKRFRRLLKKPLFFPEYTLVDTDTLSDNMEGKLEEFMTELRQHVTSVIETICSSEEEGRELLEEEEEDEEEDEDEEDEDDNDSDEEEEEAEEEMRSEEELVQNHSESGDELYSPEEEDEEDDDEEEEVILSD, from the exons ATGGCCACTTCAGCCGAAGATACCAGCGTTCTGGAAGATGAGCTCACGTGCCCAGTGTGTTTGGACCTGTACCGGGACCCTCACCTGTTGCCGTGCGGTCATAACTTCTGCCTGCAGTGCCTGCGTCGTCTGAAGGGCCGCTCCGAACGCGGCCGGTTCCGCTGCCCCGAGTGCCGACAGACGCACAGGTGCAGCGCGCCCACGCAAAAGAACTTCAAACTGGGCAACATCGCTGAGGACTACCGCCGTAAAGGGGCCAAGGGACCAGCTCAGAACCACGAGCCCCCAAACAGGACTCTGTCCCAGGTCTGCTGTGACTACTGCCCCCCTCCAGACATGGGCAACGCTGGAAAGGGCCCGGCGGGGGCTTCAGCTGCATCAGGCTTGGCGGTGAAGACGTGTCTGAAATGTGAGGTCTCCATGTGTCCGGAGCACGTCCGGCCGCACCTGGAGCTCCCGGCGTTCCGGGAGCATCCCCTGGTGGAGCCGTTGGGCGACATGCGGAAAAGAAAGTGCCCGGAGCACGATGAGATGTTCCGCTACTACTGCATGGATGAGAGGAAGTGCCTCTGTAACGCCTGTACCATTGAAGGGGCGCACGCTGGACACTCCATCAAAACTCTGAGGAACACCATGAAGGATCTCAAG gCTTCCCTGGAAGGTCAACTGCACAAAGTGGAGAGGAAGATAAGCCGGACAGAGGGAGTTCTGCAGCACCAAAAAAGGGAAGAGCGACGACATGAG GAGTTTCTGGAGGATGCGGATCAGCGGATCGTGGCTTTGGGTGAGGTGCTTAAGGTGCGACTGGATGGATTTCTCACATCTTTGCGCGAGTGCCCTCGCTCTCCTGAGGTAGAGTGCGGTTCGGGTATCCAACAGAACCTTACCTGGATAACTCAAGACCAGGATCGGCTACGGGAGGTCCACAGAGGAATCCAGAACCTTCTGCAGGAAAAAGACCCGTTCCACTTTGTAAAG GAGTACCACTCTTCAGGGAAAAG GTTCCGTAGGTTGCTGAAAAAGCCTCTGTTCTTCCCTGAGTATACTTTGGttgacactgacacactctcagacaACATGGAGGGGAAACTGGAGGAGTTTATGACCGAGCTAAGACAGCATGTGACCTCTGTCATCGAGACGATTT GTTCATCAGAGGAGGAAGGCCGTGAGCTGttggaagaggaagaagaggatgaggaggaggatgaggatgaagaagacGAGGATGACAACGACAgtgacgaggaagaggaggaggcggaggaggagatgaggagtGAGGAGGAGCTGGTTCAAAACCACAGCGAGTCTGGAGATGAGCTTTACAGtccagaggaggaggatgaggaggatgatgatgaagaagaggaggtcATTCTGTCTGACTGA